The Verrucomicrobiales bacterium genome includes a region encoding these proteins:
- a CDS encoding antibiotic biosynthesis monooxygenase, with amino-acid sequence MQCVLIIHEVADYPAWKKVFDSAATIRREAGERSYQVLKYQNDPNRIVHFSVWTSIEDARRFFESPRLVKIRAEAGVKAPEFIYLEQIEAGVLR; translated from the coding sequence GGTGGCTGACTATCCCGCCTGGAAGAAGGTGTTTGATAGCGCCGCCACGATCCGACGGGAAGCGGGTGAGCGGTCGTATCAAGTGTTGAAGTATCAGAATGATCCGAACCGTATCGTTCACTTCTCGGTCTGGACTTCCATTGAGGACGCTCGACGTTTTTTTGAATCTCCGCGCTTGGTCAAGATTCGGGCGGAGGCCGGCGTCAAGGCCCCGGAGTTTATCTATCTCGAGCAGATTGAGGCGGGGGTTTTGCGCTGA
- a CDS encoding peroxiredoxin, which translates to MNSNQGPYTSLPANLPVPRDDGSCRHLPGTDLPDVSLLATSGEWVQPRQRPGLVVLYTYPMTGRPGVALPEGWDQIPGARGCTPQACSFRDHHAEMRRLGAEVFGLSSQSTEYQREVHSRLHLPFPLLSDETFAFADALQLPTFVSHGVRLLKRLTLIVVRGRIEHVFYPIFPPDRHIHQVLQYLEDQRRG; encoded by the coding sequence ATGAACTCGAATCAGGGCCCCTACACTTCGTTGCCGGCTAATCTTCCCGTTCCTCGGGATGATGGGTCTTGCCGTCATCTGCCGGGAACGGACCTTCCTGACGTGTCGTTGCTCGCAACATCCGGCGAGTGGGTGCAGCCTCGTCAACGCCCAGGGTTGGTTGTCCTTTATACCTATCCTATGACCGGCCGACCCGGGGTGGCGCTGCCGGAGGGATGGGACCAGATTCCAGGAGCGCGAGGATGTACGCCTCAGGCCTGCTCCTTCCGAGATCATCATGCCGAGATGCGTCGACTGGGCGCCGAGGTTTTTGGGCTGAGTTCTCAATCCACGGAATACCAGCGCGAGGTCCACAGCCGGCTTCATCTTCCCTTTCCCCTGCTCAGCGATGAGACGTTCGCCTTCGCTGACGCACTGCAGTTGCCTACCTTTGTCTCGCACGGCGTTCGTCTGCTCAAGCGCCTGACGCTGATCGTTGTGCGTGGACGAATCGAACACGTTTTCTATCCAATTTTCCCTCCCGATCGGCACATCCACCAGGTTCTTCAGTATCTTGAGGACCAAAGGCGTGGATGA